A single Crateriforma conspicua DNA region contains:
- a CDS encoding cupin domain-containing protein: MEKCDFKELDSRGREPRLVGRSQWASDPVQWFGTLEGKTLDTGVTVLFYRTEQIGEGPRWHVHPYDEVFIIRSGRALFTIGDKKLEAREGDVLMGPANVPHKYHNLGPGTLETTDIHLSDRWIQADLDDPES; this comes from the coding sequence ATGGAAAAATGCGATTTCAAAGAACTCGACTCACGCGGACGCGAACCACGTCTTGTTGGCCGTTCACAATGGGCATCCGATCCGGTGCAGTGGTTCGGCACATTGGAGGGAAAGACGCTGGATACCGGCGTCACTGTCTTGTTCTATCGCACCGAACAGATCGGCGAAGGCCCACGTTGGCACGTCCATCCTTACGACGAGGTCTTCATCATTCGCAGTGGGCGAGCCCTGTTCACCATCGGCGACAAAAAACTGGAAGCTCGGGAGGGTGACGTGTTGATGGGACCAGCCAACGTTCCTCACAAGTACCACAATCTCGGACCGGGAACGTTGGAGACCACCGACATTCACCTCTCCGACCGTTGGATCCAAGCCGATCTCGATGATCCGGAATCATGA
- a CDS encoding glycoside hydrolase family 32 protein: protein MKAFTATLCVCVLITSVMVAQRVDAQPPARPDLLVADFEEADYGAWKAEGDAFGTGPANGTLKGQMQVSGFRGDRLANSFHQGDRSTGTLTSPPITIERRYLTFLIGGGGHAGKTCMNLQIGGKTVLTATGTNIRPGGSEALQPASWDVGEYEGQTATIQVVDSATGGWGHINVDHIVQSDTKPRLPDFAAREKTFTIDHRYLVIPIENKPKAQGQIQVFVDDQEVRRYALNIATSAETTDWYAFFTLDAYLGQTARVVANKVTEEGFALVRPSDHIPGEDDFYHEPHRPQFHFTQKVGWNNDPNGMVYHDGTWHLFFQHNPVALPWGNMTWGHATSKDLLRWQQHPNKLFPKTMAQRDCFSGGATVDKHNTAGWGKNTLVAFLTDTGAGESIAYSQDGGKTFTWYEDNPVVEHKGRDPKVIWYAYGDADTPLNGAAKKLGGHWVMVVYDEHPEYKRNAAFYTSTDLKDWTEQSHLPGYYECTELFELPVDDQQHNTRWVVFAADAKYAIGTFDGRVFTPEHEGKHQVHWGPYYASQTFDNAPDGRKIQMGWLRVSSPGPYNQHFSFPHRLTLRTTEDGIRMFAQPIREIEQLRVKSHRAKPQPMIGGQPVRLPVESDLLDVRVSFEVGSAKTVKLEIPGRTITYDAKAQTLNDVPLKTINGRVDIQVLADRSLTEIIGNDGRVFVSGSGPAKIGGTEVSISAIGGNAKLLRLDAHELKSIWNK, encoded by the coding sequence GTGAAAGCGTTCACCGCAACCTTATGTGTTTGCGTCCTGATTACCAGCGTCATGGTTGCTCAACGCGTCGACGCCCAACCGCCGGCACGTCCCGATCTTCTGGTCGCCGACTTTGAAGAAGCGGACTACGGCGCGTGGAAAGCCGAGGGCGATGCGTTTGGCACCGGCCCGGCAAACGGAACGCTGAAGGGACAAATGCAAGTCAGCGGCTTTCGCGGCGATCGTTTGGCCAATTCCTTTCATCAAGGCGATCGCAGCACCGGAACGCTGACGTCACCGCCGATCACCATCGAACGACGTTACCTGACGTTTCTGATCGGTGGTGGCGGGCACGCGGGCAAGACTTGCATGAATTTGCAAATCGGCGGAAAAACAGTGCTTACCGCGACCGGCACCAACATCCGTCCGGGCGGCAGCGAAGCGTTGCAACCTGCTTCCTGGGACGTCGGCGAATACGAGGGCCAGACGGCGACGATTCAAGTCGTCGACTCCGCGACCGGTGGCTGGGGACACATCAATGTCGACCACATTGTCCAGTCCGATACGAAACCTAGGCTGCCCGATTTTGCGGCTCGCGAAAAGACGTTCACGATCGATCATCGGTACCTCGTCATCCCCATTGAGAACAAGCCAAAGGCCCAGGGCCAGATTCAAGTTTTTGTCGACGACCAGGAGGTTCGTCGCTATGCGTTGAATATCGCAACGTCGGCAGAAACGACCGACTGGTACGCCTTCTTTACATTGGATGCCTATCTCGGTCAGACGGCTCGCGTCGTGGCCAACAAAGTGACTGAGGAAGGATTTGCGCTGGTCAGACCATCGGATCACATTCCAGGTGAAGACGACTTCTATCACGAACCCCACCGGCCTCAGTTTCATTTCACGCAGAAGGTCGGCTGGAACAACGACCCTAACGGGATGGTCTATCACGACGGCACCTGGCACTTGTTCTTCCAACACAATCCGGTGGCCCTGCCTTGGGGGAACATGACGTGGGGTCACGCGACCAGCAAAGACCTGCTGCGCTGGCAACAGCATCCCAACAAACTGTTTCCCAAAACGATGGCGCAACGTGATTGTTTCTCCGGCGGTGCCACGGTGGACAAGCACAACACGGCCGGTTGGGGCAAGAACACGTTGGTCGCTTTTCTAACCGATACAGGTGCCGGCGAATCGATTGCGTACAGCCAAGACGGCGGGAAGACGTTCACGTGGTACGAAGACAACCCCGTTGTCGAACACAAAGGTCGCGATCCCAAAGTCATATGGTACGCCTACGGTGACGCAGACACGCCACTGAACGGAGCGGCAAAGAAATTGGGTGGCCACTGGGTCATGGTCGTCTACGACGAACATCCCGAATACAAACGCAACGCAGCGTTCTATACGTCAACCGATCTGAAAGATTGGACCGAACAGAGTCATTTGCCGGGGTACTATGAGTGCACCGAACTGTTCGAATTGCCCGTGGACGACCAGCAACACAACACGCGTTGGGTCGTCTTTGCGGCCGATGCCAAGTATGCGATCGGAACGTTCGACGGCCGCGTATTCACTCCCGAACACGAAGGCAAACACCAAGTCCACTGGGGACCGTACTACGCATCACAAACGTTTGACAATGCACCCGACGGCCGGAAGATTCAAATGGGCTGGCTCCGAGTCTCCTCGCCCGGCCCGTACAACCAACACTTCAGCTTTCCGCATCGCTTGACCCTGCGAACGACCGAAGATGGCATTCGTATGTTCGCCCAGCCGATTCGTGAAATTGAACAACTGCGGGTGAAAAGCCATCGCGCAAAACCACAGCCGATGATCGGCGGCCAGCCGGTTCGCTTACCTGTGGAAAGCGACCTACTGGACGTGCGTGTCTCCTTTGAGGTCGGTTCGGCCAAAACGGTCAAGCTCGAGATTCCCGGGCGAACGATTACCTACGACGCGAAGGCACAAACCTTGAACGATGTCCCGTTGAAAACGATCAACGGCCGAGTTGACATTCAGGTCCTGGCCGACCGCAGCCTGACTGAAATCATCGGCAACGACGGTCGCGTCTTCGTCAGCGGAAGCGGGCCGGCCAAGATCGGCGGGACGGAGGTCTCTATTTCTGCGATCGGTGGAAACGCCAAACTTCTTCGGTTGGACGCCCACGAACTGAAATCCATCTGGAACAAGTAG
- a CDS encoding sulfatase-like hydrolase/transferase — MPFIQQVSAGLRLLAGLLLVAASATPSLAAEKPNILIIFTDDQGYADLGCYGSPTNRTPRLDQLAEEGTRFTSFYSQTVCGPSRSALLTGRQPIRSRGWGMPASEITFAELIRPAGYQTACIGKWDVSNRKAIIERMPLAQGFDYYFGTLGANDNGKVDFHENNEPAGSTRDMGSLTKLYTDKAIDFLTQRRDPDKPFVLYVAHTMMHTIIDASDDFRGTSAGGLYGDVVEEFDFQTGRLLDVVDDLGLRDDTLVIYTSDNGPWNQDKYTKRKKGHPEGSIFWGNAGPLRNGKGSPYEAGYRLPCIVRWPGKVPAGRVSDAIFATIDFMPTFANLAGYADPDDRRIDGIDQTDLLLGQRDSGRDYFYFSRAGVRQGRWKYLKADAHFHGYAVEDDRPIAEELYDLTADLGEQQNLAAKYPDKVAELRALMRSIEGTDALRPQDSIR; from the coding sequence ATGCCGTTCATTCAACAAGTTTCCGCCGGTTTGCGACTGTTGGCCGGCCTGTTGCTGGTCGCTGCTTCGGCGACACCATCGCTGGCGGCGGAAAAGCCGAACATCTTGATCATTTTCACCGATGACCAGGGCTACGCTGACCTCGGCTGCTACGGCAGTCCAACGAATAGGACGCCGCGACTGGACCAGTTGGCCGAGGAAGGGACACGATTCACGTCGTTCTATTCGCAAACGGTATGCGGCCCCTCACGTTCGGCTCTCTTAACCGGCCGTCAACCGATTCGCAGTCGCGGCTGGGGAATGCCGGCTTCGGAGATCACGTTTGCCGAACTGATTCGCCCTGCCGGATATCAAACGGCGTGCATCGGGAAATGGGATGTTTCCAACCGCAAAGCGATCATCGAACGCATGCCTCTTGCGCAGGGGTTTGACTATTACTTTGGAACGTTGGGTGCGAACGACAACGGCAAAGTCGACTTTCATGAGAACAATGAACCGGCCGGTTCGACCCGCGACATGGGAAGCCTGACCAAGCTTTACACTGACAAAGCGATCGATTTTCTTACGCAACGTCGTGATCCGGACAAGCCGTTCGTCCTGTACGTCGCCCATACGATGATGCACACCATCATCGATGCCTCGGACGATTTCCGCGGCACGTCGGCCGGCGGACTTTATGGTGATGTGGTCGAAGAGTTTGATTTTCAGACGGGACGGCTGCTTGATGTTGTCGATGACCTCGGCTTGCGTGATGACACACTGGTGATCTACACCAGCGACAATGGACCATGGAATCAAGACAAGTACACGAAACGGAAGAAGGGGCATCCGGAGGGATCGATCTTCTGGGGCAACGCCGGGCCGCTACGCAACGGCAAAGGGTCTCCCTACGAAGCCGGCTATCGTCTGCCTTGCATCGTGCGGTGGCCCGGCAAGGTGCCCGCGGGAAGAGTCAGTGATGCCATCTTTGCAACGATCGACTTCATGCCGACGTTTGCCAACCTTGCCGGCTACGCGGATCCCGACGACCGCCGAATCGACGGAATCGATCAAACCGATCTGTTGCTGGGTCAACGAGATTCCGGACGAGACTACTTTTACTTCTCGCGTGCGGGCGTTCGGCAAGGTCGCTGGAAGTACTTGAAAGCCGACGCGCATTTTCATGGTTACGCCGTCGAAGATGACCGCCCGATAGCAGAGGAGCTTTACGACCTGACCGCCGACCTAGGCGAGCAACAAAACCTTGCAGCAAAGTATCCGGACAAGGTTGCAGAGCTACGCGCGCTGATGCGTTCGATCGAAGGCACTGACGCCCTCCGGCCACAAGACAGCATCCGTTGA